From the Diceros bicornis minor isolate mBicDic1 chromosome 19, mDicBic1.mat.cur, whole genome shotgun sequence genome, one window contains:
- the C19H20orf173 gene encoding uncharacterized protein C20orf173 homolog: protein MKHLWHISVLWVFWVLILWLMASCLDQKPESAPQEKLIYLVPWHCNCSWFKSRKCGCPSGILNYSLCHHTVREQNWFDAFYEKTMGYLMGATESMTPNAVLPWLGTNSASELDKVWKKLFKVIPRPSVSHFDLYCGTCVLMENLKILQASSLHNNVNQHTTVFRNNGDQGSWRQLVLLVLKLSGLAWTSDALSEEISEDGLVP, encoded by the exons ATGAAGCACTTGTGGCATATTTCTGTCCTGTGGGTCTTTTGGGTGCTCATCTTATGGCTAATGGCCTCCTGCCTGGATCAGAAACCTGAATCAGCACCCCAGGAAAAACTGATATACTTGGTACCATGGCATTGCAACTGCTCTTGGTTCAAATCCAGGAAATGTGGCTGCCCATCTGGGATCCTCAACTACTCCCTCTGCCACCACACAGTCAGAGAACAGAACTGGTTTGACGCATTCTATGAGAAGACGATGGGGTACCTGATGGGGGCAACAGAGTCCATGACCCCCAATGCTGTGCTCCCATGGTTG GGCACAAACTCAGCAAGTGAACTGGACAAAGTGTGGAAGAAGCTGTTCAAGGTGATTCCCAGACCTTCAGTGAGCCATTTTGATCTCTACTGTGGGACTTGTGTGTTAATGGAGAACTTGAAGATCCTGCAGGCCTCCAGCCTCCACAACAACGTCAACCAACACACCACAGTCTTCAG GAACAATGGGGACCAGGGTTCCTGGAGACAGCTGGTGCTGCTGGTCCTGAAGCTTTCTGGTCTGGCATGGACTTCAGATGCTCTGAGTGAGGAG ATTTCAGAAGATGGTCTAGTTCCCTAG